In Pirellulales bacterium, the sequence TACCCTTCATCTTATAGCTTCTCCCCGCCGATGAGCAATGCGCCGCGTGTCACGTTGCCAGCCTAAGTGCAACTGCCTAAAATCTTTGTGGCGAACGCGAAACGACTCCCGCGCCGATGGCGGCTGGCCGGGCGGCGCCTTTGTCTTTTTCCAGATCTACCAATTGGCTCACGGAGAGCCCTCTTCATGCTGCGATTCAATCCGTCTTGGCCGCGATCCATTTCAAAGCTGATTTGTCCACTGCTTGTGGTCGCCATTGCGGTTGCGCCGCGAACGGCTCTTGCCGCTGGGGAAAACCCGTTGCCAGGGGCCCAGCAATCCGACGTCGATGCTCAGCAGGTCCGCCAGGCGATCCAAAAGGGCGTCGACTACCTCGAGCGCAAGGAAGACCTCGATAAGGATTTTGGCCATTGGCCCGATTATCCGCATTATATCGGCAGCACTACCTGTCTCTGCGCGATGGCCCTGCTCTACGCGGGAGTGCCGGCCAGCGATCCGCACGTCGCCAAGGCGGTTAGCTACCTGCGCACGCTCAATGCCGACAAGCTCGGCAAGACCTACACCGTTTCATTGCAAACGATGGTCTTCTGCCTTGCCGAGCCGAATCGCGATCTTCTGCTCATTCAACGGAACGTCAAATGGCTGGAAGAAACCCAAATCACCGACCGTGGCAATTCACACCGCGGCGGTTGGTCGTATCCCGGCTTGGGCAACGGCGACAATTCCAATAGCCAGTTTGCACTGCTGGCTCTCTACGAAGCCGAGCGCGTCGGTGTGCCCGTGAAAGATCAAACGTGGCGATTGGCGCTCGATTATTGGAAAGCGGCGCAGAATTTCGACGGATCTTTCGGCTACTACAATCTGACGAACAAGGGCGAAATCGGCACCGGCAGCATGACCTGTGCGGGGATCGCCTCGCTGGTGATCGCCTCCGGTCGCGTGGGCGCCGGCGAAGCCCAGGCCGACGGCGACCAAATCCATTGTTGCGGCAATCAGGAGGCCGACGATTCGGCTGAGCGCGTCGAACGGGCATTGCAATGGCTCGGCAAAGAATTCACCGTGCAGAACAACCCGCGCGGCCAGCAATCGTTGTGGCACTTCTATTTTCTCTACGGCGTCGAACGCATTGGCCGGCTTACGGCCCGGCGATTCATCGGCAATCACGATTGGTATCGCGAAGGGGCAGCGCTGCTGGTTAGCCCCGGCGAGCAACTAATCGGCGGAGAATGGCAGAATTCCGGAAGCAGCCTCGATCCCGAGCACGATCCGAACATCGCCACGAGTTTCGCGATCCTCTTCCTGGCCAAAGGCCGGAGGCCGATCTTGATGGCCAAGCTGAAGCACGGCCCAGACAACGATTGGAATCATCATCATAGCGACGTGGCGAATCTCACCAGCTACGTTGAAACGAAGTGGAGCCATGAGTTCCCGCTCGGTTTGTCGTGGCAAGTGATCGACCTCTCGAAAGCCAAGGTCGAAGATCTGCTGCAATCGCCGGTGCTGTATCTGAACGGCAGCGAGGTGCCGGATATCGACGATCGCCAGGGCCAGGTGCTGCGCGACTACATCGATCGAGGCGGATTCATTTTTGCCGAAGCCTGTTGCGCAGATGCCGAGGGGTTCGACCGCGGATTTCGAGCTTTGATGAAGCGGGTATTTCCGCCCGAGTATCAGCTCAAAGTCTTGCCGCCGGAGCATCCGATTTGGCATGCGGAAGAAACCGTGCCGGCCGAGCTGCAGCGCACGCTGATGGGAATCGACTACGGCTGCCGCACGAGCGTCGTGTATTGCCCGCCGCCGAAGCCGGGCGATCCGCCGGGCGGACTATCGTGTCTTTGGGAGCTCTCCGCCGGACACAACCGGCGATATTCGCCCGCCGTCGCGGCTCAAATCGATGCGGCCGATAAGATCGGCATCAACGTGCTGGCCTATGCCACGAATCGCGAACTGAAAACCAAAGATCAAAGCTTCAAGCCGAAGGCCGAAAAGAGCAGCGAAGACAATTTCGCCCGCGACAAGATCTACATTGCCAAGCTGCGGCATGCCGGGGGCTGCGATGCCGCTCCGGCGGCGCTGCCGCATTTGCTCGAGGCGGCCGCCAGCGAATTGCAGATCCGCGTCAGCACCGAGCAGCGGCTCATCGACATCACCGATCCATCGCTCTTCAAATATCATCTGGTGTTCATGCACGGCCGGCGATCGTTCCGCTTCACCGCGGCGGAGCGGGAGCAGTTGCGGAAGTTTATCGATCGCGGCGGCACGCTGATGGCCGATTCAATTTGTGCGAACCCCGAGTTCACCGCCGCCTTCCGCCGCGAAATGCAAGCGATTTTCGCCGACGATCCCGACGTAAAACCCAAGGGCCAGGGCCTGACGCCGATCGCCGGCAACGATCCGCTCTTCTCGCGCCAGTTCGGCGGCTACGATCTATCGAAGGTCACGCTGCGCGAGCCGCTCGGCATCGGCACGGAAGGCCGCGAATCGGCAAACGAGCGCAAGATCGAGCCGGAATTGGAGGGCCTGAAAATCGGCGACCGCTGGGGCGTGATTTTTTCCAAGTTCGACTTGAGCTGCGCCCTGGAAAAACACGATTCGCTGGAGTGCAAAGGCTACACCCGCGAAGACGCCGAACGAATCGGCCTGAATATTCTGCTCTATTCGCTGCACCAATGATTGGCCGTTGAATGGCTGGTGCTCGCCGGCGAA encodes:
- a CDS encoding DUF4159 domain-containing protein gives rise to the protein MLRFNPSWPRSISKLICPLLVVAIAVAPRTALAAGENPLPGAQQSDVDAQQVRQAIQKGVDYLERKEDLDKDFGHWPDYPHYIGSTTCLCAMALLYAGVPASDPHVAKAVSYLRTLNADKLGKTYTVSLQTMVFCLAEPNRDLLLIQRNVKWLEETQITDRGNSHRGGWSYPGLGNGDNSNSQFALLALYEAERVGVPVKDQTWRLALDYWKAAQNFDGSFGYYNLTNKGEIGTGSMTCAGIASLVIASGRVGAGEAQADGDQIHCCGNQEADDSAERVERALQWLGKEFTVQNNPRGQQSLWHFYFLYGVERIGRLTARRFIGNHDWYREGAALLVSPGEQLIGGEWQNSGSSLDPEHDPNIATSFAILFLAKGRRPILMAKLKHGPDNDWNHHHSDVANLTSYVETKWSHEFPLGLSWQVIDLSKAKVEDLLQSPVLYLNGSEVPDIDDRQGQVLRDYIDRGGFIFAEACCADAEGFDRGFRALMKRVFPPEYQLKVLPPEHPIWHAEETVPAELQRTLMGIDYGCRTSVVYCPPPKPGDPPGGLSCLWELSAGHNRRYSPAVAAQIDAADKIGINVLAYATNRELKTKDQSFKPKAEKSSEDNFARDKIYIAKLRHAGGCDAAPAALPHLLEAAASELQIRVSTEQRLIDITDPSLFKYHLVFMHGRRSFRFTAAEREQLRKFIDRGGTLMADSICANPEFTAAFRREMQAIFADDPDVKPKGQGLTPIAGNDPLFSRQFGGYDLSKVTLREPLGIGTEGRESANERKIEPELEGLKIGDRWGVIFSKFDLSCALEKHDSLECKGYTREDAERIGLNILLYSLHQ